From the Glandiceps talaboti chromosome 10, keGlaTala1.1, whole genome shotgun sequence genome, one window contains:
- the LOC144441157 gene encoding LOW QUALITY PROTEIN: uncharacterized protein LOC144441157 (The sequence of the model RefSeq protein was modified relative to this genomic sequence to represent the inferred CDS: substituted 1 base at 1 genomic stop codon): protein MLCIWQEGTQKEHMMEHYRIRTGEKPYKCEVCGKTFSVKGNMTTHRRIHTGEKPYXCEVCGNTFTKKGTMAKHRRLHTGQKPYKCEVCGKSFRFPCGLTSHMRIHRGEKPYKCEVCGKSFRFQGQLPRHIRIHTGEKPHKCEVCGKTFRLKGSLTTHRRIHTGEKPYKCEVCGKRFNQQHNMTIHIRIHTGEKPYKCEVCGKTFSVKVSMTLHRRIHTGEKPYKCEVCGKTFSVKVHMTEHRRIHTGEKPYKCEVCGKTFSVKGTMTKHRRLHTGEKPYKCEVCGKSFSRQEHLTRHRRIHTGEKPYKCDICGYSFSDQGSMTRHRRIHPGGKSYKCDICDKSFSRQKQMTIHSRLHTGEKPYKCEVCGKSHRFLCGLTSHMRIHTGEKPYKCEVCGKTFRLKEGLTLHKIIHTGKKPYKCDVCGKSFNRKGDLTAHMRLYTVENPYKCEVCGKSFRYPCNLTSHMRIHTGEKPYKCEVCGKTFRMKGSLTTHRRIHTGQKPYKCEVCGKTFRLKGSLTTHRRIHTGEKPYKCEVCGKTFRLKGSLTTHRRIHTGEKPYKCEVCGKTFSVKVSMTVHRRIHTGEKPYKCEVCGKTFSVKVNMTVHRRIHTGEKPYKCEVCGNTFTEKGTMTKHRRLHTGEKPYKCEQYKCEVCGKTFRIKGNLTRHRRIHTGEKPYKCDICGYSFSDQGSMTRHRRLHPGGKSYKCNICDKSFSRQKQMTIHSRIHTGENPYKCEVCGKTFRMKGGLTRHRRIHTGEKPYKCDICGNSFSDQGSMTRHRRLHPGGKSYKCEVCGKTFRLKGSLTLHKIIHTGEKPYKCEVCGKTFRMKGSLTTHRRIHTGEKPYKCGICGNSFSDQGSMARHRRLHPGGKSYKCNICDKSFSRQKQMTIHSRIHTGKNPYKCEVCGKSFRYPCNLTRHIRIHTGEKPYKCEVCGKTFRMKGSLTTHRRIHTGEKPYKCGICGNSFSDQGSMARHTRLHPGGKSYKCNICDKSFSRQKQMTIHSRIHTGKKPYKCEVCGKSFRFPCGLTSHMRIHTGEKPYKCDICGYSFSDQSSMTRHRRLHTGEKPYKCEVCGKSFSRQERITIRRRIHTGEKPYQCEVCAKTVSSKGHMAIYKRIHTSKQYKCEVCGKTFRMKGNLTRHRRIHTGEKPYKCDICGYSFSDQGSMTRHRRLHPGGKSYKCNICDKSFSRQKQMTIHSRIHTGKKPYKCEVCGKSLRFLCGLTSHMRIHTGENPYKCEVCGKTFRMKGVLTRHRRIHTGEKPYKCDICGNSFSDQGSMTRHRRLHPGGKSYKCDICDKSFSRQKQMTIHSRIHTDGKPYVDVKCVVRLKDIYM from the exons ATGTTATGTATATGGCAAGAGGGTACTCAAAAAGAGCACATGATGGAACATTATAGAATCCgcacaggtgaaaagccatacaaatgtgaagtgtgtggtaaGACTTTCAGTGTGAAAGGAAATATGACCACACATAGgagaatccacacaggtgaaaagccatactaatgtgaagtgtgtggtaaTACTTTCACCAAGAAAGGAACTATGGCCAAACATAGAAGACTCCACACAGGTCAAaagccatataaatgtgaagtgtgtggtaaGAGCTTTAGATTTCCATGCGGCCTAACCAGTCATATGAGAATCCACAGAGGTGAAaagccatataaatgtgaagtgtgtggtaaGAGCTTTAGATTCCAAGGACAGCTGCCCAGACATAtaagaatccacacaggtgaaaagccacacaaatgtgaagtgtgtggtaaGACTTTCAGATTGAAAGGAAGTTTGACCacacatagaagaatccacacaggtgaaaagccatataaatgtgaaGTATGTGGTAAGCGCTTTAACCAACAGCACAATATGACCATACATAtaagaatccacacaggtgaaaagccatacaaatgtgaagtgtgtggtaaGACTTTCAGTGTGAAAGTAAGTATGACTCTCcatagaagaatccacacaggtgaaaagccatacaaatgtgaagtgtgtggtaaGACTTTCAGTGTGAAAGTACATATGACTGaacatagaagaatccacacaggtgaaaagccatacaaatgtgaagtgtgtggtaaGACTTTCAGTGTGAAAGGAACTATGACCAAACATAGAAGgctccacacaggtgaaaagccatacaaatgtgaagtgtgtggtaaGAGCTTTAGTCGACAGGAAC ATTTGACCCgacatagaagaatccacacaggtgaaaagccatacaaatgtgacatttgtgGTTATAGTTTCAGTGATCAAGGCTCTATGACCAGACATAGAAGAATTCACCCAGGTGGAAAGTCatacaaatgtgacatttgtgACAAGAGCTTTAGTCGACAAAAGCAAATGACCATACACAGCAGactccacacaggtgaaaagccatataaatgtgaaGTTTGTGGTAAGAGTCATAGATTTCTGTGCGGCCTGACCAGTcatatgagaatccacacaggtgaaaagccatacaaatgtgaagtgtgtggcaAGACTTTCAGATTGAAAGAAGGTTTGACCCTACATAAAATAATCCACACAGGtaaaaagccatacaaatgtgatgtttGTGGTAAGAGCTTTAATCGCAAAGGAGACCTGACTGCGCATATGAGACTCTATACAGTTGAAAATCCAtataaatgtgaagtgtgtggtaaGAGCTTTAGATATCCATGTAACCTGACCAGTcatatgagaatccacacaggtgaaaagccatataaatgtgaagtgtgtggcaAGACTTTCAGAATGAAAGGAAGTTTGACCacacatagaagaatccacacag GTCAAaagccatataaatgtgaagtgtgtggtaaGACTTTCAGATTGAAAGGAAGTTTGACCacacatagaagaatccacacaggtgaaaagccatataaatgtgaagtgtgtggtaaGACTTTCAGATTGAAAGGAAGTTTGACCacacatagaagaatccacacaggtgaaaagccatacaaatgtgaagtgtgtggtaaGACTTTCAGTGTGAAAGTAAGTATGACtgtacatagaagaatccacacaggtgaaaagccatacaaatgtgaagtgtgtggtaaGACTTTCAGTGTGAAAGTAAATATGACtgtacatagaagaatccacacaggtgaaaagccatacaaatgtgaagtgtgtggtaaTACTTTCACCGAGAAAGGAACTATGACCAAACATAGAAGactccacacaggtgaaaagccctacaaatgtgaa caatacaaatgtgaagtgtgtggcaAGACTTTCAGAATCAAAGGAAATTTGACCCgacatagaagaatccacacaggtgaaaagccatacaaatgtgacatttgtgGTTATAGTTTCAGTGATCAAGGCTCTATGACCAGACACAGAAGACTCCACCCAGGTGGAAagtcatacaaatgtaacatttgtgaTAAGAGCTTTAGTCGACAAAAGCAAATGACCATACACAGCAGAATCCACACAG gtgaaaatccatataaatgtgaagtgtgtggcaAGACTTTCAGAATGAAAGGAGGTTTGACCagacatagaagaatccacacaggtgaaaagccatacaaatgtgacatttgtgGTAATAGTTTCAGTGATCAAGGCTCTATGACCAGACACAGAAGACTCCACCCAGGTGGAAAgtcatacaaatgtgaagtgtgtggcaAGACTTTCAGATTGAAAGGAAGTTTGACCCTACATAAAataatccacacag gtgaaaagccatataaatgtgaagtgtgtggcaAGACTTTCAGAATGAAAGGAAGTTTGACCacacatagaagaatccacacaggtgaaaagccatacaaatgtggcATTTGTGGTAATAGTTTCAGTGATCAAGGCTCTATGGCCAGACACAGAAGACTCCATCCAGGTGGAAagtcatacaaatgtaacatttgtgaCAAGAGCTTTAGTCGACAAAAGCAAATGACCATACACAGCAGAATCCACACAGGTAAAAATCCAtataaatgtgaagtgtgtggtaaGAGCTTTAGATATCCATGCAACCTGACCAGACATAtaagaatccacacaggtgaaaagccatataaatgtgaagtgtgtggcaAGACTTTCAGAATGAAAGGAAGTTTGACCacacatagaagaatccacacaggtgaaaagccatacaaatgtggcATTTGTGGTAATAGTTTCAGTGATCAAGGCTCTATGGCCAGACACACAAGACTCCATCCAGGTGGAAagtcatacaaatgtaacatttgtgaCAAGAGCTTTAGTCGACAAAAGCAAATGACCATACACAGCAGAATCCACACAGGTAAAaagccatataaatgtgaagtgtgtggtaaGAGCTTTAGATTTCCGTGCGGCCTGACCAGTcatatgagaatccacacaggtgaaaagccatacaaatgtgacatttgtgGTTATAGTTTCAGTGATCAAAGCTCTATGACCAGACACAGAAGactccacacaggtgaaaagccctacaaatgtgaagtgtgtggtaaGAGCTTTAGTCGACAGGAACGAATTACCATACGtagaagaatccacacaggtgaaaagccatatCAATGTGAAGTGTGTGCTAAGACTGTCAGTTCGAAAGGACACATGGCCATCTATAAAAGAATTCACACAAGCAAGcaatacaaatgtgaagtgtgtggcaAGACTTTCAGAATGAAAGGAAATTTGACCCgacatagaagaatccacacaggtgaaaagccatacaaatgtgacatttgtgGTTATAGTTTCAGTGATCAAGGCTCTATGACCAGACACAGAAGACTCCACCCAGGTGGAAagtcatacaaatgtaacatttgtgaTAAGAGCTTTAGTCGACAAAAGCAAATGACCATACACAGCAGAATCCACACAGGTAAAaagccatataaatgtgaagtgtgtggtaaGAGCCTTAGATTTCTGTGCGGCCTGACCAGTcatatgagaatccacacaggtgaaaatccatataaatgtgaagtgtgtggcaAGACTTTCAGAATGAAAGGAGTTTTGACCagacatagaagaatccacacaggtgaaaagccatacaaatgtgacatttgtgGTAATAGTTTCAGTGATCAAGGCTCTATGACCAGACACAGAAGACTCCACCCAGGTGGAAAGTCatacaaatgtgacatttgtgATAAGAGCTTTAGTCGACAAAAGCAAATGACCATACACAGCAGAATCCACACAGATGGAAAGCCATATGTAgatgtgaagtgtgtggtaaGACTTaaagacatatacatgtaa